Proteins encoded by one window of Rhodothermales bacterium:
- the truB gene encoding tRNA pseudouridine(55) synthase TruB — MNTSSHGPAEPSVYGYPNFPDLSDAVVLVDKPDGFSSFTVIRRLRGILGIRKIGHAGTLDPMATGLLICLVGKATKRMETFMGMDKVYTGTIRLGATTASYDAETPAEAHTDASGVSKADLDAVRQSFLGRQEQIPPMYSAVKIGGERLYKKARRGEAIERPARTIEIARFTLGPRVGDDVPFEVACTKGTYIRTLAHDFGARLGVGGYLTALRRVAIGPYRVEGAWALDALAAAAPARDRPL; from the coding sequence GTGAACACCTCCTCGCACGGTCCGGCCGAACCATCGGTGTACGGGTACCCGAATTTCCCCGATCTCTCGGATGCGGTTGTGCTGGTCGATAAGCCCGATGGGTTTTCCTCCTTCACCGTCATCCGCCGGCTCCGCGGTATCCTCGGCATCCGAAAAATTGGCCACGCCGGCACGTTGGACCCCATGGCCACCGGTCTTCTAATCTGCCTCGTCGGGAAAGCCACGAAGCGCATGGAGACATTTATGGGGATGGACAAAGTCTATACCGGCACGATCCGGCTTGGCGCGACGACCGCTTCCTACGACGCCGAGACGCCGGCCGAGGCCCACACGGACGCCAGCGGCGTCAGCAAGGCCGACCTCGATGCCGTGCGCCAATCGTTTCTGGGCCGGCAAGAGCAGATCCCCCCGATGTATTCCGCCGTCAAGATCGGCGGCGAACGCCTCTACAAAAAGGCGCGCCGTGGCGAGGCCATCGAACGACCCGCTCGCACGATCGAGATCGCCCGTTTCACCCTCGGCCCTCGCGTTGGCGACGACGTCCCCTTCGAGGTTGCGTGCACCAAAGGCACCTATATTCGAACCCTCGCGCACGACTTCGGGGCGCGTCTCGGGGTTGGCGGATACCTTACGGCGCTGCGCCGCGTGGCTATCGGGCCGTACAGGGTAGAGGGCGCCTGGGCCCTCGATGCGCTGGCCGCTGCGGCGCCGGCGAGAGATCGCCCGCTCTAA
- the rbfA gene encoding 30S ribosome-binding factor RbfA has product MSIRMERVARLIQREIAQILGQDYVEQLQPMVTVTGARVTKDLSIAYVYVSVLGATEMQRKTVFKHLEGLAPQIRAELAGRIRHQVRTIPDIRFFLDESAVEAEKMETLFQRIRAERERRESDT; this is encoded by the coding sequence ATGAGCATCCGCATGGAACGAGTCGCGCGGTTGATCCAGCGGGAGATCGCGCAGATCCTGGGACAGGACTATGTCGAGCAACTCCAGCCGATGGTGACGGTGACCGGGGCGCGCGTGACGAAGGACCTGTCGATCGCCTACGTCTACGTCAGCGTCCTCGGCGCGACGGAGATGCAGCGCAAGACCGTCTTTAAACACCTCGAAGGCCTAGCCCCGCAGATTCGCGCGGAGCTCGCCGGCCGAATCCGACACCAGGTGCGCACGATCCCGGACATCCGGTTCTTCCTCGACGAGTCGGCGGTGGAGGCGGAGAAGATGGAGACCCTTTTCCAGCGCATCCGCGCGGAACGGGAGCGTCGCGAGTCGGACACTTGA
- the infB gene encoding translation initiation factor IF-2, whose protein sequence is SARRYKLEGTKVIGKIDLADVDSAAERKKKKRKRKRKADTPDAEPQAPAVVERTVKEKEKDKEKETAAAKNKKKRKRGPQVDAAEVEQSYQETLRTLEQGASRTRQKRRRQKRDDVAAQRQRDIVTAEEDSLILRVTEFISTGELAGLMDVSVTEVISTLFASGLMVSINQRLDADTISFVADEFGFEAEFITDFGTNDIDLGEDAAEDLLPRAPVVTVMGHVDHGKTSLLDYIRKANVVSGEAGGITQHIGAYHVDVGDGRKVTFLDTPGHEAFTAMRARGAQVTDVVILVVAADDSVMPQTIEAINHAKAAEVPIVVAINKIDRPDANPPRVMQGLADQGVLVEQYGGKAQCAFVSAKTGAGVQELLEKVLLEADLQELRANPTRNAYGVVIESRLEKGRGTVATILVQNGTMRVGDAFVAGIYSGRIRAMFNEWDKRVESIGPALPALVVGFTGAPEVGDQFVVLDEEREAREIAQRRQQIHREQSLRQRKHITLDEIGRRLALGDFQELNLIVKADVGGSVEALSDSLLKLSSEEVAVNIIHRGVGAITESDVMLASASDAVIIGFQVRPDTGARNLAEREEIDIRMYSIIYDAIKDVHDALEGLLSPEESEKITGVAEVREIFKVPKMGTIAGCFISEGRIRRSDRIRLIRDGIVIYDGEISSLRRFKDDVKEVLTGYECGIGMEHYNDIKVGDSFEAYEIVETKRKLSV, encoded by the coding sequence TCTCGGCCCGTCGCTACAAGCTCGAAGGCACCAAGGTGATCGGCAAGATCGACCTCGCCGATGTCGACAGCGCGGCGGAGCGGAAAAAGAAAAAAAGGAAGCGGAAGCGGAAAGCGGACACGCCCGATGCCGAACCCCAGGCGCCGGCCGTGGTCGAGCGAACCGTCAAGGAGAAGGAGAAAGACAAGGAAAAGGAGACCGCGGCCGCCAAAAACAAGAAGAAGCGGAAACGAGGTCCCCAGGTGGACGCGGCGGAAGTCGAGCAGTCCTACCAGGAAACGCTCCGCACCCTCGAACAAGGCGCCAGCCGCACCCGCCAGAAACGCCGCCGCCAGAAACGCGACGACGTGGCGGCCCAGCGGCAACGCGATATCGTCACGGCCGAAGAGGATTCGCTCATCCTGCGAGTTACCGAGTTCATCTCGACCGGCGAGCTCGCCGGCTTGATGGACGTCTCAGTCACCGAGGTGATCAGCACCCTGTTCGCCTCTGGCCTCATGGTGTCGATCAACCAGCGCCTGGATGCGGATACCATCTCCTTTGTAGCGGACGAGTTCGGATTCGAGGCCGAGTTTATCACGGACTTCGGCACCAACGACATCGACCTGGGCGAAGATGCGGCCGAAGATCTCCTGCCCCGCGCCCCGGTCGTGACCGTCATGGGCCACGTCGACCACGGCAAGACGTCGTTGCTCGACTATATCCGTAAGGCGAATGTCGTCTCCGGAGAAGCCGGCGGCATCACTCAGCACATCGGCGCCTACCATGTGGACGTGGGCGACGGCCGCAAAGTGACCTTCCTTGATACCCCGGGCCACGAGGCTTTCACCGCCATGCGCGCCCGCGGCGCTCAGGTGACGGACGTCGTCATACTCGTCGTCGCCGCCGACGATTCGGTCATGCCCCAGACGATCGAGGCCATCAACCACGCCAAGGCGGCCGAAGTCCCGATCGTTGTCGCGATCAATAAAATCGATCGGCCTGACGCTAATCCTCCCCGTGTGATGCAGGGCCTCGCGGATCAAGGGGTGCTCGTCGAACAATACGGCGGCAAAGCGCAGTGCGCCTTCGTATCAGCCAAAACGGGCGCTGGTGTGCAGGAGTTGCTTGAAAAAGTGCTCCTCGAGGCGGACTTGCAGGAGTTGCGCGCCAACCCGACCCGAAACGCCTACGGAGTCGTCATCGAAAGCCGCCTCGAAAAAGGCCGCGGTACGGTGGCTACCATCCTGGTGCAGAATGGGACGATGCGGGTGGGCGATGCGTTCGTGGCCGGCATCTATAGCGGCCGCATCCGCGCCATGTTCAACGAGTGGGACAAACGCGTCGAATCCATTGGTCCGGCGTTGCCCGCGCTCGTCGTCGGATTCACGGGCGCTCCGGAAGTGGGCGACCAGTTTGTCGTGCTGGATGAAGAACGGGAAGCGCGCGAAATCGCGCAACGCCGGCAGCAGATCCACCGCGAACAGTCGCTCCGCCAGCGCAAGCACATTACGCTGGACGAAATCGGCCGTCGCCTCGCGTTGGGCGATTTCCAGGAGCTCAACCTCATCGTCAAGGCGGACGTGGGCGGCTCGGTCGAAGCGTTGTCCGACTCGCTCCTCAAACTTTCCTCCGAAGAAGTGGCGGTCAATATCATCCACCGTGGCGTGGGTGCGATCACCGAGAGCGACGTCATGCTGGCATCGGCTTCGGATGCCGTCATCATCGGTTTCCAGGTTCGGCCCGACACCGGCGCACGCAACCTGGCCGAGCGCGAGGAGATCGATATTCGTATGTATTCGATCATCTACGACGCCATCAAGGACGTCCACGATGCCCTCGAAGGACTCCTTTCGCCGGAAGAGTCGGAGAAGATCACCGGCGTCGCCGAAGTTCGTGAGATCTTCAAGGTCCCGAAAATGGGCACCATCGCCGGCTGCTTCATATCGGAAGGCCGCATCCGCCGAAGCGACCGCATCCGCCTCATCCGCGATGGCATCGTCATCTACGACGGAGAGATCAGCTCCCTCCGCCGCTTCAAGGACGACGTCAAGGAAGTGCTCACCGGATACGAGTGCGGCATCGGGATGGAGCACTACAACGACATCAAGGTTGGCGACAGCTTCGAAGCCTACGAAATCGTCGAGACGAAGCGGAAGTTGTCGGTTTGA